Proteins co-encoded in one Spirosoma endbachense genomic window:
- a CDS encoding ligand-binding sensor domain-containing protein gives MVSAYKAIYIVSILCLCLITEGLTQTALPVITQYSTDNGLPQNSVKKIVFDKWGFCWMATEMGLVRFDGRNFSVFGTSEIKGLRSERMQLINTDPKGDVYILSEGGQILTVRPKRSFGIPVPAIISTKSILLPTQGFASLDSSTYNILNQFYRDYPEGRHYSTYITTSGQVYLSGASGVLYLSKSKKKIIELARYSKRHSQKYALVKGQILISISNGNSVEAWEHGILLRRVQTIRGSLEREKEFIRGNFIVLINQSDCFIYANRNLHELTFSGKTILSELAIGNIDVSTLGTVYHAKKQKKYYLGSYTDGLFVIQKPYFSYPILPKTTGESFYSQARINDSTIFCQNLIVTPGVKTAKLNLNHEPFAGVEVSQNQQLYFQKSNLSLARYDFQINRLTNLFPLNYPVVYLHHNKADDGSYFFFTQREFGKAIHDSLYELRTFPHATQIKSVAQLGKGNYLVGTNDGLKWYDSDRNKIYKSVLESIQVRAILPENDSLLWIGTYGKGFYLLMNNKLHKMPFGPKQALKTVHSFIDDRHGFFWLPTNNGLFKVRKADLIGYAQKKVSSVFFFRFDRYDGLKTNEFNGGCDPSYVWLKDSLLSISCLKGLT, from the coding sequence ATGGTCTCAGCATATAAAGCTATTTACATTGTATCCATCTTGTGTTTGTGTTTGATCACCGAAGGACTTACTCAGACCGCGCTGCCGGTCATTACACAATACTCTACCGATAATGGCCTGCCACAAAACAGTGTTAAAAAGATCGTATTTGATAAATGGGGGTTTTGCTGGATGGCGACTGAAATGGGGCTCGTCCGATTTGATGGTCGAAATTTTTCCGTATTCGGGACGTCTGAAATCAAAGGCTTACGGTCGGAGCGGATGCAATTGATCAATACCGATCCAAAAGGCGATGTCTACATATTGTCAGAAGGCGGCCAAATCCTGACGGTTCGTCCCAAACGGTCTTTTGGTATACCAGTTCCAGCCATCATATCCACCAAATCAATCCTACTTCCTACCCAGGGTTTCGCCAGCCTCGACTCGTCAACCTACAATATCCTCAACCAATTTTATAGAGACTACCCGGAGGGACGCCACTATAGCACATACATTACCACCAGCGGGCAGGTTTATTTGTCGGGAGCGTCTGGTGTTTTATATCTTTCAAAAAGCAAAAAAAAAATAATAGAGCTTGCCCGTTATTCAAAAAGGCATTCTCAAAAATACGCGCTTGTGAAGGGCCAAATTCTGATATCCATCAGTAATGGGAACAGCGTTGAGGCATGGGAGCATGGAATTTTGCTTAGAAGAGTACAAACGATTAGGGGCTCACTTGAAAGGGAAAAAGAATTCATCCGGGGCAATTTTATTGTCCTGATTAACCAGTCTGATTGCTTCATTTACGCCAATCGAAATTTACACGAACTAACCTTTAGCGGTAAAACTATCCTATCGGAACTGGCCATCGGGAATATAGATGTATCGACGCTGGGGACTGTATATCACGCGAAAAAGCAGAAAAAATACTATCTAGGCTCCTATACGGATGGTTTATTTGTTATCCAGAAGCCTTATTTTTCATACCCTATCCTCCCGAAAACAACGGGTGAAAGTTTTTACTCTCAGGCCAGAATAAACGATTCTACAATCTTCTGCCAAAATCTGATAGTGACACCAGGTGTCAAAACGGCCAAATTGAATTTAAATCACGAGCCCTTCGCCGGCGTTGAGGTATCGCAAAATCAACAATTATATTTTCAAAAAAGTAATCTTTCACTGGCCAGGTATGATTTCCAAATCAACAGGCTGACCAACCTTTTTCCACTCAACTACCCCGTTGTCTATCTACATCACAACAAAGCGGATGATGGATCATACTTTTTTTTCACGCAGAGAGAGTTTGGCAAAGCTATTCATGATTCATTATATGAACTCCGGACCTTCCCGCACGCTACCCAGATCAAGAGTGTAGCCCAATTGGGTAAAGGCAACTACCTTGTAGGCACGAATGACGGGTTGAAATGGTACGATAGCGATCGAAATAAAATCTATAAATCAGTTTTAGAGTCAATACAAGTACGGGCGATTCTACCGGAAAACGACTCGCTGCTTTGGATTGGCACCTATGGAAAAGGATTCTATCTACTAATGAACAACAAACTTCATAAAATGCCCTTCGGCCCAAAGCAGGCGCTCAAAACAGTGCATTCGTTTATCGATGACCGTCATGGCTTTTTCTGGCTGCCTACCAACAACGGATTATTTAAAGTTAGGAAAGCAGATTTGATCGGTTATGCGCAAAAAAAAGTGAGTAGTGTATTCTTTTTTCGTTTCGACAGATACGATGGTTTGAAGACAAACGAATTCAACGGTGGGTGCGACCCGTCTTATGTGTGGCTCAAAGATAGCCTGCTTTCTATATCCTGCCTGAAAGGATTGACCTGA